aCTACTCGCTCGTCAGCCACGGAGTATTTACTTATTGCCTAGTTGAAGCCATCATCGAGTTTAAAGAATCGCAATTGAAGAATAACATttcggaaaggaaaaatcaacCCCTCCTTCCAATGacgttaaaaaatttaataatccttgtccaaaaaaaagtagaaaatgtaaaaaatgaaaaattaaaaaaattaaatcaaaAACCAGAATTCACTATCCACCCAGGAGCTAATGCTAAcagtaaaaattattttatccattattgcaaaaatatacaattccaaaattataaatttaattttataaattctgatttgtttccttttttaaatgttaaaaaagcGTGGGAAGAAATCAACAGGAGCAGCACCGTCAAAAGTAGGAAGTCTCTGTCCGTCACCACTACTCTCATTAATTCCGCATCttccaaatatttttccgACACAAATGGGCAGATTAAAAATTGCTACTCAATgaggtattaaaaaaaatgtgtgcgtgtgtgcgtgtatgtgtgtgtgtatgtatgtatgtatgtatgtggaGGGGGGTAGTGCACGACCATGCGTGTGTGTTCATATATCCACTTTGGAGGTACTTTTTCATTACcatttgcatttcttttGATGACGCATCAACGAATCCTCACCGTACGAGATGATGATTGCTCCGGTTGGAGTGGCCCATCCGTGTTGGTCCCCATAGGTAGATCCTACCTTTTGATCATTTTCAATTCCGCCTTTTCCAAGACAAACGACGAGTGCATATGCCACATCCTTTTGTCGACttcttaacaattttttcagtCCTTTCAAATGAGCAAGTCCGTATCCATGGGCAGCCCTTTGAAATATGCACAAAACGCTGTTGCGGAAAAATCGCATTATTTGAGAATAGCGGGGGGCTCTCTACTGTAGGCGTAAACAAGGCGCAGAAAACAGGTTGGCAAAATATCCTTAGTCGAATAGAGAGAAGCAATTTAGGCCCCATTTAGACCCATTATGTGTAAAGATATAATTACCCACATGGAAGTGAAATTAGACGCATCATTCGACATTACTTGTGTATGCGCGACTTCTTTGCGCATGGTTTATCCCCAGATGACGAAGGGTAGCCATCAGTGTAACGATTCAACGGGGAGGagtaaaatgggaaaaaagaatgaccCTGTTGATAAAAGGAaacctcttttttaatttttttttttttttttttgcactttgcTATTTAATCCATTTGGTTATTTGGCCAATTCATTTGATTGCGAGACCCTCTCCACGGTCTATGCGCACACAACATCTGTGCAGCATGGTGATACCAGTAGATTGGTTTCCCAAAATTTCCCCCAAAAGGGTTCATCAAAAATGGGGATACGTCGAAAGAACAAATAGGTGCATTCCCCACATGGAGTCAACACTCGTACAATTACAACGttgtattttccccttcacaaAAACAATCTTATGAAAAATGTACGTATTTGTAAGCAGAACCTTTTTTGTTAAGGGAATACACGTGGAAGGATAGAATGGGTTACTCACACGGGGGTGGGCAAGCATTGTGTGAAAGCAGCTCACCACACAGATAGAAGGAGAAATTATACAAACAacgttacatatatatatatgagcgTAAATGGCATGTGCCCACACAAAGAGGTAATATTTTGCAAAGTAATAAATTCGCATAGATCATCATGTCCAGGTGGTaatcaaaattttcaacttgtTTTGttgccccccctttttaatttacacAAATAATGGCGTGTGCCTATACCTTTTTTGGAGTATGAACATGGCGCAAGTGTGTTTCGCTAATCGAAGAAAAACACGTCTAGTTAATCATGgatagggggggagaagggcAAATCGCccttatgaaaaaaaaaaaaaaataatttttggaAGTTTCCCGTCAGGGGTTGCTCTTTATCAGTTTTGCGCTAACAGTCAGCTAAAAAGTTAAACTTGAAGAAACGtactttttgtatttttcccaGATTATATTCACGTGCCTAGCACATTTTGCATAAGTTATtagttaatattttttcttttcttaaaagtttattcctttttttttttttttttttttgttgaacTACCATTTTTAAGTGAACGACCTCGCTGCGGTGGGGAGACGATATGTGCGAAAAGGCAtcatactgaaaaaaaaaggctaacaCGAATatagtttaaaaaaaaaaaaaaaatatatttattggccaaaaggggggggttcCTTATGCTAGCTCTATCACAAATAGGCACAAAACTCTATTTcttgttaaaaatgtagtgtaaaaaaaaaaagaaaaatgcgcaAGTAGTGAAAGATACTCCCTTggtaagaagaaaacatgAGGGGtgttcccaaaaaaaaaaaaatgctcacATGTTATAATACCCCACTTGTGAAACCCATCGGCTTAAGCTACGTACATTTTGCGTCTACGCAGTAGTTGAGCATAAAGAGTAATACCAAGTGCATATATCATATGTACAGTGATTGCGCGCGTAGCATAGTTCACTCGATGTAGCGCTGACGTACTCCCAGGGAATTGGCCAAGTCCCGTCCAGTAAGGAAGCTTTACGAACGCAATATTTGTTCGGTACATTCCCTCTCCATCTTCACACTGGATACAAAGTTGGTCTTTTTATAGCAACGCAAATATACGTAATAACCTGTTTGAGTAGACTTCAACGTATGGAAAGAAGAACTGCAAAGTAATTGAGAAGCCTACTATAGAGACTATTTTGAGggggggggcaaaaaaaaaaaaaaaagcggtgAGAAATCCACATAAAGAGTAGTAATACGGAAGAGGGACTCAAACTTGAAGAGTAGTCTATTCTATTAAAAGGGAGAGGCACATCTAGTTGTAGAGGGCGCAGTATCATCCCCCTCCCTCCTTTAAGTGCCCCTGGGAAGTGCCCACCGCAGTTATAATACACCCTCCACGGGGAAGGCACGaaatatttccaaaaaagagaaaaagaagaaaagtatCAAAAAACCTTGTAAGTAGAAACAAGCAAAAATGCAGATGGATAGGAAAACACAAATCATCGACTACGATGGAAACATGATAGCGGATCTGAAAGAATGGATGATTAGGAATAAGCTAGCTAATCTTGGGTTCAACTATAATGTGGTGGCAATTTTAGGTAGCCAAAGTAGTGGGAAAAGTACTCTCCttaataatttatttaaaacatCATTTGATGTAATGAACACAAAACTGGGTCATAGTCAGACAACCCAGGGGTTATGGTTAAGTTTCGATACTTTTGAGGAGAGTCCAGTTTCCCCTTTGGAGAAAGGTAATAGCACCACTCCAATAAATCCCACATTAATTCTAGACGTTGAGGGAAACGACTCGAAAGAAAGGGGAGATAATCGCCTGACCTTTGAGCATAGATCAGCGTTGTTCTCCTTAGCCTTGGCGGACTGCTTAATTGTGAATCTGTGGTACCACTCGTTAGGGAATTTCACAGCGTCGAATTATGGTCTCTTAAAAACAGTGATGGAAGTGAATCTGGAATTATTTCAGCAAGATAAAAACTGTCCAAAAACGATTTTGCTATTTACAGTGAGAGACTGGTTCGAAGAATTCGCATCGATAGACATTGTGAAGAATAAAATCGTTGAAGAATACTTAAACAAAATATGGGCTGAAATGAAGAAACCACCAAGTgcaaaaaaggcaaatataaataattatttcatAGTGGAAGTTGTAGGATTATCACATgcaattattaaaaaaacagaatttttaaatgatgtagaaaatttaaggaaaaaatggatcaaCGAATTAAGACCGTTACAATATTCAAGGAATATTCCTTCAGATGGTTTTGCGCATTATTGTAATAACATTTGGAATACAATCGTGAAGCAATCTCAACTGGATATTCCATCACAGAAGGAAATGTTAGCTACATTTCGATGtcaagaaattaaaaataacgtTATTAGTAACACTtccaaaatgataaaggaaaagttaaCTGCATCATCATCTCAGCCTACTAGTGCCTCTATTGATGAGTTTAAATCTTGGGCTGAAAAAGACATCGTGGAAAAAAGCCTCGATGAATATTTTGTAGATGCTTCCAGGTATACAGAAAGCATATGCCTAAAGACTTCGGAGGAATTATTGGAGAGTTTGTTCATACAACTACAAACCATTGTggataataatttaaattttacGCAGAGAGTACTGTCTGCCAAATTTGCAAATGAACTTAATACCATGTACAGTGTGTGCACTTCCGACAAGAACGTTTTCCTCTTCAGTAAGGAGTCCAATCTACAAGTACACAAAGATGGAAACGGTAGTAATTCCTCCAAGGAGgataagaaggatgaaaatacTAGTCAAGATAAATGCATTCGCTTATGGTCCAGTTTTCTGTCCAATGCGGATAAGCTCGAATACATTACTTTCTGTAACTTCTTTGAGAGTTATCAAAAATGCAACATTgaaattaggaaaaaaaataaaatccacGAATTTAATTATAAACCTTCATTGAACATACTTTTAACATCCATCTGCAAAGACATGAATAGAATTCGAAATACACAATTCACCGTCCTGCTAGAGCGCACCAGGGCCACCATCAAAAGTAGGTTCAAAAATATGGATAATCTACTTATCACGACGAAGAACCCGGAGGAGTACTGGAATCACACGCTCAAAATTGTTAAGGCACTGCAGGAAAGTATAAATAACAACCTAACCAAATGCTTCATAAACCTGAAAGGGGGAGGCCCGGGGAGTAGCGTCGCTGGCATTTCAAATGAACTGTTTGACCATGATGAAGATAATACATTCCACGTGGATAGCCCATCGGAAGGACACAGATCGATAAGTGACAATCGTACAGCCCATGAGAACAAGCATTATGTAGATGAAAATCTCCTgaactacaaaaaaatagatataattaaaaataaaggcaaGTACATCAGTAGTGTAAGCGAAGAAATAGACAAACagataaaaaacaaaaaagccATTTCAGAATTGAACAATTACTACCTGGATGAAATAATGGATGTACTTAAAAGTAAGCTAGACGAAATATCGGATAATTTATCCTCCATCATAATTCAAAGATTTGAATCTGTTTTCAATTACGATGATGCTGAACAACCAAGACACTGGCGCGAGATTTCCATGGccgaattgaaaaaaattttccgagaatcaaaaaattatgcttTTCTAATTATTGATATTCtacagaaaaatattaaggtAGAACTCATTGATGATTACTTAccaaataattttataaaggatgaagttatcgagaaggggaaaaacaagGCCAAGAGGAAGATCCAAGAAATATGCAGGGATGCTCAGTATATCCAAGAGACGGGTGGTAAAATgagtttaaaaaatgtgcctctttttttttgggtaaTTCTGTTAATCCTAGGATGGAATgaacttttgttttttattcgcttcttttttcgcctgaatattattttgcctctATTTTTGGCCGCCGCCGTCATTCTGTCGACTCTCTTTTTCAATGGCAATATGGAGGTGCTTTCCACCATCAATAAGGTGGTCTTTTTTCTGGCCAAGAGTTCGTTTGGTTTCTACCGGCAATTGCAGACGATGGGAGAAAAAGTCGCACAGGTTCCCACGGCGGACTAACGCGTGGAGCGGACAAGTTGTTGGTGTGCCAAGAGGATTTTACATGGGTGTCATGGAtgtgctttttctttttttttttttttccattttttttttttttttattttttttgttaaacaGCATCGTTTCGCATCTTCCTGAATTTTTGGCGAAGTTGTTTTACGCTGAAAAGTGTGGTGCATGTGTAGggtttcttttcctccgtcatcctaaacccttgAACCCTGTCTTTTTATAACTTTTTAAGTTTCGAGGGTTCGAAGAGCACGCCGCTTCGTTCGCAGCACACGCAGTGAAGTGCAATATATCAAGCGAAGGGCGAATTTCCCTCCAGGCCAATTCTGAAAAAGCCAAATGGACACACCCACATCGCCTACAAAGGTAAGACATCCCAGGCACGTGGACAAAGGGTTATtacacccccccctaagtgcCTAGGTTGaacaaatgagcaaaaatttaaattcaCCATGGCAGCATACGGGAATGCCGCAAAAAGTGGCAACCGCCCATGTCTTCAAAAATctggagaaaaattaaagagccaatttaaaaaaggaatgaaaaataattttaaaaatagttTCAAATGTGAAACAAAAAGTTGCAAattagaacaaaaaaaaaaaaaaaaaaaaaaaaaaaaattataaaaatcgTCCAAATGGTAAATGAGATAAGTATCCACCGTTAAAATGAAGTGCCAAAAGGTTTTAGAAGAGCAGTGCATAGAGCCTGAGGTATTCATTATTGCGCGGTTATATTTTGCCGCCACATTTTGatgccaaatttttttttttccattttaagaaAACAATTTTGCTTTCTTAAACACAGAACCGAGGAGGCATGCATGTCCTTCTTCGCGTTCATCTTAAGGCTCCTTGTTGATGGTCCCATTTTCCTGCATCACTCTGTTCATGAATGAGCCCACCTCCTTGGATATCTAAAAGAAGGGAGATCGTGTGAGGTGGAACGTTTCCACATGAAAGGGTTTTTTAAGTAGCTCCATTTAAGTcgcgcatatgtatgtacgcaCTATTAAATGCCCATTACAGCTGTAGAGCAACAAATAAAGTGTAGAAGTTCCATCCCCTGAGGAGAAGCACTCCCCTTCTAGTTGCTCATTTTTACCTTCATAATGATGttgtaaaaattaaagacACAACCCGATACGTGTTTGTAATTCTCCTGGGACATATAAGACTTGGTGTATGGAAGGAATATAACTGTGAACCGTAAGATTAAGTAGATTGAGATTGCTAGGTATACAAGTTTGAGAATGGGCTTGATAATTCCATCCCATAGGACCATGCTGGCGAGGTATCTGTGTTGGGAATGGTACACATGAACGGTTGGATGCAAGGTGAGTTGGTTATCTATGTGTGGTACGAATGTGCGGTAGGATAGAAATGATCTGGTTAGCTATGCGTGGTTCACATGAAGGGCAGACTGGTTAGTGGTTTTTCCATTCACTACTATGGATTGGAGAACAGCTGAGATAATTCCCCTGATGAGGGAAACCCACTTCCACGTACATTATGTACATCCATTCCAGAATGGTAAATATCGCGGAGGAGAGCAAAATAAATCCGAGAAAATTATTCTTCTCATCAAACATA
This DNA window, taken from Plasmodium knowlesi strain H genome assembly, chromosome: 13, encodes the following:
- a CDS encoding protein SEY1, putative, producing the protein MQMDRKTQIIDYDGNMIADLKEWMIRNKLANLGFNYNVVAILGSQSSGKSTLLNNLFKTSFDVMNTKLGHSQTTQGLWLSFDTFEESPVSPLEKGNSTTPINPTLILDVEGNDSKERGDNRLTFEHRSALFSLALADCLIVNLWYHSLGNFTASNYGLLKTVMEVNLELFQQDKNCPKTILLFTVRDWFEEFASIDIVKNKIVEEYLNKIWAEMKKPPSAKKANINNYFIVEVVGLSHAIIKKTEFLNDVENLRKKWINELRPLQYSRNIPSDGFAHYCNNIWNTIVKQSQLDIPSQKEMLATFRCQEIKNNVISNTSKMIKEKLTASSSQPTSASIDEFKSWAEKDIVEKSLDEYFVDASRYTESICLKTSEELLESLFIQLQTIVDNNLNFTQRVLSAKFANELNTMYSVCTSDKNVFLFSKESNLQVHKDGNGSNSSKEDKKDENTSQDKCIRLWSSFLSNADKLEYITFCNFFESYQKCNIEIRKKNKIHEFNYKPSLNILLTSICKDMNRIRNTQFTVLLERTRATIKSRFKNMDNLLITTKNPEEYWNHTLKIVKALQESINNNLTKCFINLKGGGPGSSVAGISNELFDHDEDNTFHVDSPSEGHRSISDNRTAHENKHYVDENLLNYKKIDIIKNKGKYISSVSEEIDKQIKNKKAISELNNYYLDEIMDVLKSKLDEISDNLSSIIIQRFESVFNYDDAEQPRHWREISMAELKKIFRESKNYAFLIIDILQKNIKVELIDDYLPNNFIKDEVIEKGKNKAKRKIQEICRDAQYIQETGGKMSLKNVPLFFWVILLILGWNELLFFIRFFFRLNIILPLFLAAAVILSTLFFNGNMEVLSTINKVVFFLAKSSFGFYRQLQTMGEKVAQVPTAD